The nucleotide sequence GGCACGAGGCGCTCGAGCCGTGCCCGAGCCCGGCGGGCGCCAGGGCGGCCGCCCGCCCCTAGAACCGCCCGCAGACTTGCCCGGCCGCTCGGCCCGGAGTATACGAAGGGGGCCATGCAGGGCGGGCACTCGCAGCAGATCGACCGGATCCGGCGCAGTCTGAGCCTGGTCCCGCCGTTCGTCACGCTCTCGGTGGGCGTGGTCCTCCCGGTGCTGCTCTCGACGGCGGCGGGCATCGTCGCCATCGTCGCCGGCGAGGGCTCGCTGACGCTGGTGCTGGGCGTCCTCGTGGTCTGCTTCACGGTCGCGGCCATCGGCGGCGCCGTGATCCTCTACGTGCTCCTCGGCCGCCGCGCCCGCCTGGTGCGGCTGCAGTCCGACCTGCTCGCGAACGTCACCCACGAGCTGCGCACGCCGCTGGCGGCGATCCGCGTGCACGCGCAGACGCTGCAGTCCGGCCTCCTCGCCGCGGAGCCGGCGAAGGCGCAGGAGAGCCTGCGCACGATCGTGCGCGAGACCGAGTGGCTCGACGCCATGGTCGACCGCGTGCTCAGCTGGCGCGCCGCCGCGCGCGACCGCGGTTCGCCGCACTGGGCGACGGGCCCCATCGGGCCGGTGCTCGAGGAGACCGTCGCGCGCTTCAGGCGGATGGTGCCCCCCGACGAGGGCGAGGTGGCCCTCGCGTGCGAGAGCGCCGCCGCCGTCCGCCACGACCCGGGCGCCCTCGCGCAGGCGCTCCTCAACCTCCTCGTCAACGCCTGGAAGTACTCCGCGCCGCCCCGCCGGATCAGCGTGGAGGCCCGCGACGAGGGTCCGCAGGTGCTCGTCGCCGTCGCGGACAACGGCATCGGCATCCCGGCCCGGGAGGTGAAGCGCGTCTTCGAGCCCTTCTATCGCGTGCTGGGCGCCGGCAGCGCCGGCACCGGGCTCGGGCTGGCCATCGTGCTCCACACCGTCAGGGAGATGGGTGGGACGATCACCGTGGACTCCCGGGAGGGCGTGGGCAGCCGCTTCACGATCCGGCTGCCGCGCGCGTCCGCCGCCGGGGACGCGCCATGAGCGCCGCCGGCGCCACACCCCCGACGAGCGGGGCGGCGGGGACCATCCTGGTGGTCGAGGACGACCGCTCGCTGCGCGAGGGGCTGGCGATGAACTTCCAGCTGCGCGGCTACCGCGTGCTGGCGGCGGCGGACGGCGAGAGCGGCGTGCGGCTGGCAGTCGAAGAGCGGCCCGACGTGATCGTGCTCGACCTGATGCTCCCCGGGCTCGACGGCTTCGAAGTGCTCGGCAGGCTGCGCGAGCGCGAGCTGGACGTCCCGGTGCTCATCCTCTCGGCGCGGGGCCAGGTGGCCGACAAGGTCACCGGGTTCCAGACCGGCGCCGACGACTACGTCACCAAGCCCTTCCAGCTCCCGGAGTTGATCGCCCGCGTCGAGGGGATGCTGCGGCGCAGCCGTCGGCGCGCGGCACCCGAGCCGATCGCCTTCGGCGACCTCGTGATCGACCTCGGCGCGCGGCAGGTGCGTCGCGGCGGGCGCGCGGTGACGCTGCTGGCCAAGGAGTTCGATCTGCTCTCGCTGCTCGCGCGCCACCCGGGCCGGCCCTTCACGCGCGAGGCGATCCTCGAGCGGGTCTGGGGCTGGGACTTCGAGGGGACGGCGCGCACGGTCGACAACTACATCCTGGCGCTGCGCCAGAAGCTGGAGAGGGACCCGGCGCGCCCGCGCCACATCAAGACGGTGCGGCAGGTCGGCTACAAGCTGGACCGGTGACGGCTACCGGCCCGGCGCAGGCGAGCCGCCCGCGAGCTGCGCAAGCCTCTCCCGGGCCGCGGCGTAACCCGGGTCGAGTCGCAGCGCCTCGCGAAAGCGGGTGGTCGCCTCGTCGCGCCGTCCCCGCCCGAGAAGGTAGATGCCCAGGTTGTACTGAGCACTGGGGTTGGAGGAGTCGAGTCGCACCGCCTCCGCGAGGTGGCTGCCGGCCTCCTCAAAGCGGCCCGCAGCGAACAGCGAGACGGCAAGGTTGTTGTGCGCCTCGGGGAAGTCCGGCTCGAGCCGCAGCGCCTCGCGGAACTGGTCCTCCGCTTCGCGCCGCCTCCCGAGCGCGCTGAGCGCCTGCCCGACG is from bacterium and encodes:
- a CDS encoding HAMP domain-containing sensor histidine kinase; the protein is MQGGHSQQIDRIRRSLSLVPPFVTLSVGVVLPVLLSTAAGIVAIVAGEGSLTLVLGVLVVCFTVAAIGGAVILYVLLGRRARLVRLQSDLLANVTHELRTPLAAIRVHAQTLQSGLLAAEPAKAQESLRTIVRETEWLDAMVDRVLSWRAAARDRGSPHWATGPIGPVLEETVARFRRMVPPDEGEVALACESAAAVRHDPGALAQALLNLLVNAWKYSAPPRRISVEARDEGPQVLVAVADNGIGIPAREVKRVFEPFYRVLGAGSAGTGLGLAIVLHTVREMGGTITVDSREGVGSRFTIRLPRASAAGDAP
- a CDS encoding response regulator transcription factor translates to MSAAGATPPTSGAAGTILVVEDDRSLREGLAMNFQLRGYRVLAAADGESGVRLAVEERPDVIVLDLMLPGLDGFEVLGRLRERELDVPVLILSARGQVADKVTGFQTGADDYVTKPFQLPELIARVEGMLRRSRRRAAPEPIAFGDLVIDLGARQVRRGGRAVTLLAKEFDLLSLLARHPGRPFTREAILERVWGWDFEGTARTVDNYILALRQKLERDPARPRHIKTVRQVGYKLDR